A stretch of Janibacter endophyticus DNA encodes these proteins:
- the dinB gene encoding DNA polymerase IV produces the protein MSRRQFRVPERADDRPLDETGCTVLHVDMDAFYASVSLRTRPELVGTPVIIGGGGRSVVLSATYEARAFGVTSAMPMGRARRLCPQARIIAPDHALYSEVSQGVMRIFESITPFVEPLSLDEAFLDVAGAVRLMGPPTVIAQMIRDRVVDEQGITCSVGVASTKFVAKLASGLAKPDGLLLVPAGEMVTFVQQLPVGALWGVGDRTEEALARLGLKTVADIAHTPRTTLTRALGEATGAHLHDLAWGRDPRRVEPVQRERSIGHERTFSADVDDPEVVRRVLLGLSDKAAARLRSHELVGRTVSIKIRFADFTTITRSRSLRDATDVSRDIYAVARELYEALGLQRARIRLVGVRVEGLSEAASTPVQVALDEPEHGWRDADRAIDRASARFGAGSVRPASLLTGESRPTARPDPDLD, from the coding sequence GTGAGCCGCCGGCAGTTCCGCGTCCCGGAGCGCGCCGACGACCGGCCGCTCGACGAGACCGGCTGTACCGTGCTCCACGTCGACATGGACGCCTTCTACGCGTCGGTGTCGCTGCGCACCCGGCCCGAGCTCGTCGGCACCCCGGTGATCATCGGCGGCGGCGGGCGCAGCGTCGTCCTCTCCGCCACCTACGAGGCCCGGGCCTTCGGCGTCACCTCCGCGATGCCGATGGGCCGGGCCCGGCGGCTCTGCCCCCAGGCGAGGATCATCGCCCCGGACCACGCGCTCTACTCCGAGGTCTCGCAGGGGGTCATGCGGATCTTCGAGAGCATCACCCCCTTCGTCGAGCCGCTGAGCCTCGACGAGGCCTTCCTCGACGTCGCGGGCGCCGTGCGGCTCATGGGGCCGCCGACGGTCATCGCCCAGATGATCCGCGACCGGGTCGTCGACGAGCAGGGCATCACCTGCTCCGTCGGGGTGGCGAGCACGAAGTTCGTCGCCAAGCTCGCCTCGGGCCTGGCCAAGCCCGACGGCCTGCTCCTCGTGCCGGCCGGCGAGATGGTGACCTTCGTCCAGCAGCTGCCCGTCGGCGCGCTCTGGGGGGTCGGTGACCGCACCGAGGAGGCCCTGGCCCGGCTCGGCCTCAAGACCGTCGCCGACATCGCCCACACCCCCCGGACCACCCTGACCCGGGCGCTCGGAGAGGCGACGGGTGCACACCTCCACGACCTCGCCTGGGGTCGCGACCCGCGTCGGGTCGAGCCGGTCCAGCGGGAGCGCAGCATCGGTCACGAGCGCACCTTCTCCGCCGACGTCGACGACCCCGAGGTGGTCCGCCGCGTCCTGCTCGGGCTCTCGGACAAGGCCGCGGCCCGGCTGCGCTCGCACGAGCTCGTCGGGCGCACGGTGAGCATCAAGATCCGCTTCGCCGACTTCACGACGATCACCCGCTCCCGCTCGCTGCGCGACGCCACCGACGTCAGTCGCGACATCTACGCCGTCGCTCGCGAGCTCTACGAGGCGCTCGGGCTGCAGCGCGCCCGGATCCGGCTCGTCGGGGTTCGCGTCGAGGGGCTCTCCGAGGCGGCGTCGACGCCCGTCCAGGTCGCCCTCGACGAGCCCGAGCACGGGTGGCGCGATGCCGACCGCGCGATCGACCGGGCCTCGGCGCGCTTCGGCGCCGGCAGCGTCCGGCCGGCGAGCCTGCTGACGGGGGAGTCCCGGCCTACCGCACGGCCCGATCCCGACCTAGACTGA
- a CDS encoding SAV_6107 family HEPN domain-containing protein produces the protein MRQIDEVTRLFAAAADTLTEAHWVRSAPERLAATRAGTLQVAAAVLAARGRPGALGAAGERPGCPWEALARIAPELAERADHLARAYAQPPQDVRGLDDLLRAGEDFLLVAAATLGLPAPSLPATLVPVSLTSLRPAGGARAS, from the coding sequence ATGAGGCAGATCGACGAGGTGACCCGTCTGTTCGCCGCGGCCGCAGACACCCTCACCGAGGCGCACTGGGTCCGCTCGGCGCCGGAGCGGCTCGCGGCGACCCGCGCGGGGACGCTGCAGGTCGCGGCCGCGGTCCTCGCGGCCCGGGGCCGACCGGGGGCGCTCGGTGCTGCTGGTGAGCGGCCGGGCTGCCCGTGGGAGGCCCTGGCCCGGATCGCGCCCGAGCTCGCCGAGCGGGCCGACCATCTCGCCCGGGCCTATGCACAGCCCCCGCAGGACGTCCGGGGGCTCGACGACCTGCTGCGCGCCGGCGAGGACTTCCTCCTCGTCGCGGCGGCGACGCTCGGGCTGCCCGCGCCGAGCCTGCCGGCGACGCTCGTCCCGGTGAGCCTGACCAGCCTGCGTCCCGCGGGAGGGGCGCGGGCGTCGTGA
- a CDS encoding methyltransferase domain-containing protein codes for MTEDRRPARRRGVESNLRTAAVWAEVAELTTDRRTELGRPLRVLDLGGGTGGLAVPLAEQGHTVTVVDPSADALASLRRRSAESSASARISAVQGDADSLTDVLAPGSVDLVCCHGTLEVVDDPDSTLARIADVLAPGGYLSLVTAQRLAAVLARALAGRFDQAQHVLASEDGRWGDGDPMPRRFDQGDVVARLGRAGFTVESIHGVRVFSDLVPGALLDSESDRAEILALEQASVGDAERSVLSHLGTQLHALARRD; via the coding sequence GTGACCGAGGACCGCCGACCCGCACGTCGTCGCGGGGTCGAGAGCAACCTGCGCACCGCCGCCGTGTGGGCCGAGGTCGCCGAGCTGACCACCGACCGGCGCACCGAGCTCGGCCGACCCCTGCGTGTCCTCGACCTGGGAGGGGGCACCGGCGGTCTCGCCGTCCCGCTCGCCGAGCAGGGCCACACCGTCACCGTCGTCGATCCCAGCGCCGACGCGCTCGCCTCCCTGCGCCGACGCAGCGCCGAGTCCAGCGCCTCCGCCCGGATCAGCGCCGTCCAGGGCGACGCCGACAGCCTCACCGACGTCCTCGCCCCGGGCAGCGTCGACCTCGTCTGCTGCCACGGCACCCTCGAGGTCGTCGACGACCCTGACAGCACCCTCGCCCGCATCGCCGACGTCCTCGCGCCCGGCGGCTACCTCAGCCTCGTCACGGCGCAGCGGCTCGCGGCGGTGCTCGCCCGTGCCCTCGCTGGTCGCTTCGACCAGGCCCAGCACGTCCTCGCGAGCGAGGACGGCCGCTGGGGCGACGGCGACCCCATGCCCCGGCGCTTCGACCAGGGTGACGTCGTCGCCCGGCTCGGGCGGGCCGGCTTCACCGTCGAGAGCATCCACGGCGTCCGGGTCTTCAGTGACCTCGTCCCCGGTGCGCTCCTCGACTCCGAGTCCGACCGGGCCGAGATCCTCGCCCTCGAGCAGGCCAGCGTCGGCGACGCCGAGCGCTCGGTCCTCAGCCACCTCGGGACGCAGCTGCACGCCCTCGCCCGTCGCGACTGA
- a CDS encoding DNA gyrase/topoisomerase IV subunit B has product MPAATKTAAKKATSKTAQDYTAHHLQVLEGLEAVRKRPGMYIGSTDSRGLMHCLWEIIDNAVDEALGGHGDRIEVILHQDGSVEVRDRARGIPVDIEPRTGLTGVEVVFTKLHAGGKFGGGSYTASGGLHGVGASVVNALSSRLDVEVDRAGKTYAMSFRRGEPGVFSDVAGSAGEKNPEHDFTPYEKGSELAVIAKAKRGVTGTRVRYWADPHIFPTESGFDYEALVGRARQTSFLVPGLTLVVRDERRLAGTKGEDGPVEEVFHHDGGITEYVDFLAPDQSVTDVWRLQGSGTFTETVPVLDASGHMTPTEVERECGVDIALRWGTGYDTKVSSFVNIIATPKGGTHMAGFEQSLLKVFRKQLEANARKLKVGNDKVEKDDVLAGLTAVVTVRLAEPQFEGQTKEVLGTSAVRSIVGKVVETELTSQLKSTKRGEKQQAAQLLEKVVAEMKSRISARVHKETQRRKNALESSTLPPKLRDCRSNDLEKTELFIVEGDSAMGTAKEARNSEFQALLPIRGKILNVQKAAVGDMLKNAECASIIQVVGAGSGRSFDLGSARYGKVVIMTDADVDGAHIRTLLLTLFFNHMRPLVEAGRVYAAVPPLHRIEVVNPGAKKNELIYTYSEAEMRSTLASLTKRGKTIKQPLQRYKGLGEMDADQLAETTMDPAHRTLRRVTLDDVDAVAEVFELLMGKDVDPRREFIVGSAAQLDRDRIDA; this is encoded by the coding sequence GTGCCAGCAGCGACGAAGACCGCGGCGAAGAAGGCGACGAGCAAGACCGCCCAGGACTACACCGCGCACCACCTCCAGGTGCTCGAGGGCCTCGAGGCGGTCCGCAAGCGGCCGGGCATGTACATCGGCAGCACCGACAGCCGCGGGCTCATGCACTGCCTCTGGGAGATCATCGACAACGCCGTCGACGAGGCCCTCGGCGGCCACGGCGACCGGATCGAGGTGATCCTGCACCAGGACGGCTCCGTCGAGGTCCGGGACCGGGCACGCGGCATCCCCGTCGACATCGAGCCGCGCACCGGGCTGACCGGCGTCGAGGTCGTCTTCACCAAGCTCCACGCGGGCGGCAAGTTCGGCGGCGGCAGCTACACCGCCTCCGGCGGTCTCCACGGCGTCGGCGCCTCGGTCGTCAACGCCCTCTCCTCGCGTCTCGACGTCGAGGTCGACCGGGCGGGCAAGACCTACGCGATGTCCTTCCGAAGGGGTGAGCCCGGGGTCTTCTCCGACGTCGCCGGCTCGGCGGGGGAGAAGAACCCCGAGCACGACTTCACCCCGTACGAGAAGGGCTCCGAGCTCGCCGTCATCGCCAAGGCGAAGCGGGGCGTCACCGGCACCCGCGTGCGCTACTGGGCCGACCCGCACATCTTCCCGACGGAGTCGGGCTTCGACTACGAGGCCCTCGTCGGCCGTGCCCGCCAGACCTCCTTCCTCGTGCCGGGACTGACCCTCGTCGTCCGCGACGAGCGCCGGCTGGCGGGGACGAAGGGGGAGGACGGCCCGGTCGAAGAGGTCTTCCACCACGACGGCGGGATCACCGAGTACGTCGACTTCCTCGCCCCCGACCAGAGCGTCACCGACGTGTGGCGGCTCCAGGGCAGCGGGACCTTCACCGAGACCGTGCCGGTGCTCGACGCCTCCGGCCACATGACCCCGACCGAGGTCGAGCGCGAGTGCGGCGTCGACATCGCGCTGCGCTGGGGGACCGGCTACGACACCAAGGTCAGCTCTTTCGTCAACATCATCGCCACGCCCAAGGGCGGCACGCACATGGCCGGCTTCGAGCAGTCGCTGCTCAAGGTCTTCCGCAAGCAGCTCGAGGCCAACGCCCGCAAGCTCAAGGTCGGCAACGACAAGGTCGAGAAGGATGACGTCCTCGCCGGCCTCACCGCGGTCGTCACGGTGCGCCTCGCCGAGCCGCAGTTCGAGGGGCAGACCAAGGAGGTCCTCGGGACCTCCGCGGTGCGCTCGATCGTCGGCAAGGTCGTCGAGACCGAGCTGACGAGCCAGCTCAAGAGCACCAAGCGCGGCGAGAAGCAGCAGGCGGCACAGCTGCTCGAGAAGGTCGTCGCCGAGATGAAGTCGCGGATCAGCGCGCGCGTGCACAAGGAGACCCAGCGCCGCAAGAACGCGCTCGAGAGCTCCACGCTGCCGCCGAAGCTGCGCGACTGCCGGAGCAACGACCTCGAGAAGACCGAGCTCTTCATCGTCGAGGGTGACTCCGCCATGGGCACGGCCAAGGAGGCCCGCAACAGCGAGTTCCAGGCGCTGCTGCCGATCCGCGGCAAGATCCTCAACGTCCAGAAGGCCGCGGTCGGCGACATGCTGAAGAACGCCGAGTGCGCCTCGATCATCCAGGTCGTCGGGGCCGGCTCGGGGCGCTCCTTCGACCTCGGCTCCGCCCGCTACGGCAAGGTCGTCATCATGACCGACGCCGACGTCGACGGCGCCCACATCCGCACCCTGCTGCTCACCCTCTTCTTCAACCACATGCGGCCGCTCGTCGAGGCCGGCCGGGTCTACGCGGCCGTCCCGCCGCTGCACCGCATCGAGGTGGTCAACCCGGGCGCGAAGAAGAACGAGCTGATCTACACCTACTCCGAGGCCGAGATGCGCTCGACGCTCGCGAGCCTGACCAAGCGGGGCAAGACGATCAAGCAGCCGCTCCAGCGCTACAAGGGCCTGGGTGAGATGGACGCCGACCAGCTCGCCGAGACGACGATGGACCCCGCGCACCGCACGCTGCGCCGGGTGACCCTCGACGACGTCGACGCGGTGGCCGAGGTCTTCGAGCTGCTCATGGGCAAGGACGTCGATCCGCGGCGCGAGTTCATCGTCGGGTCCGCGGCCCAGCTCGACCGCGACCGCATCGACGCCTGA
- a CDS encoding DUF7455 domain-containing protein, with amino-acid sequence MNATLATPLTAADRCDRCGAQAYVRARLHAGGELFFCAHHGREHLPRLRDLADIDDQTERLQETPAASTADEI; translated from the coding sequence GTGAACGCGACCCTGGCCACTCCCCTGACCGCGGCCGACCGCTGCGACCGTTGCGGGGCCCAGGCATACGTCCGCGCCCGGCTCCACGCGGGTGGTGAGCTCTTCTTCTGCGCCCACCACGGACGCGAGCACCTGCCCCGCCTGCGTGACCTTGCCGACATCGACGACCAGACCGAGCGTCTTCAGGAGACCCCGGCCGCCTCGACGGCCGACGAGATCTGA
- a CDS encoding DNA polymerase III subunit alpha, with translation MTGAARTVGDPTTAAGGSPFAHLRVASGYSLRHGTATPEALVARAAEHGQRWLALTDRDGLYGAVRHVRAAAAAGIEPLLGVDLAVRPGSGPTPPTTSRTPVRGGASVDPRHPRVTVLARGAGAGVPHALGWARLCRLVSEAHLVGERGQADVEAATIARHARGPEGERSPLVVLLGPDSDVGRALLARRPDEAMSRLRRWVGLLGRDGVVVEVVDHGGPAGTPASTGHAALLLALADAARVRAVLTGAVRHLDPADSVVADVLDATRRLVVLDTRHLDRVSDAGHLASTPTMTRVAHRAAAAGIGRGAGRPGESARQRGERLLADTLATAAECAQDPRHDLGIGRVHLPEASVLGIAADEDPMAVLTQRCRAAVGRRYPGADDALLARVHARLDEELRVIDTLGYPTYFLTVATVVDLITEAGVRVAARGSGAGSLVNHLLGISAIDPIRYGLLMERFCSPLRAELPDIDIDVESARRTEIYELILERFGRERVTCVSMMDTYKARHAIRDVGAALGMTPGEVDEIAKSFPHIRARDVRSALEELPELRSRGLGTPRLRTLFELVERLDGLPRHIALHPCGVVLSDAGLLDRTPVESSWLGFPMSQFDKDDVEVLGLLKLDVLGIRMQSAMAYAVREVERVDGQQIDLDDRGDVPLDDEATFRMIRTTRTLGCFQIESPGQRELIGKLGPVAFEDLVVDISLFRPGPVKSDMIRPFLEARHGWSTPDLLHPSLVDALAETEGVVVFHEQMLQIIAETTGVSLAQADEVRRTMGGRDGQDRIEAWWRPAALARGYAPDDVDRIWSVLAAFASFGFCKAHAAAFAMPTYQSAWLKTHHPAAFLAGVLTHDPGMYPKRLILDDARSLGITVLPVDVNASTGEYRVERVGADLAGHDRGPVDPALPDGSGYGIRVALSDVRGMSEAEVARVVAGAPYESLADFWTRAQVSRPVVESLVLVGAFDAVHGIAATGAARSLDGAGAGSSAAGPGRRGRLTRRDLLLHVAELDRWSRSTGRPAGRRRGRTTPFATGRRGQAPVWAEDGMPGAQQVRTPSVTAAARQPVASQLTLDLGDEPDLVPGVGLPEMSAAEQVRAELDVLGLDASRHVMDLYTPMLDALGVTRSRDVLSVRSRSQILVAGVKVATQTPPIRSGRRVVFLTVDDSTGPVDATFFEDVQGPYAATIFHSWLVLVRGTVRRTGERGVSLLADGAWELPGLWDAWSTGGLPAVHAALEEADAMARARAEAVEGDGAPGRRVLVHASGFRQSPYADVRPAGEAVTAVPGRGRGGAPGGLSGAATRKLWHASPGSSGW, from the coding sequence GTGACCGGGGCCGCGCGCACCGTCGGCGACCCGACGACAGCCGCCGGCGGGTCCCCCTTCGCCCACCTGCGGGTCGCCTCCGGCTACTCCCTGCGGCACGGCACGGCGACGCCCGAGGCGCTCGTCGCCCGGGCCGCCGAGCACGGGCAGCGGTGGCTGGCGCTCACCGACCGCGACGGGCTCTACGGCGCGGTCCGGCACGTCCGGGCTGCGGCGGCCGCGGGCATCGAGCCGCTCCTCGGTGTCGACCTCGCCGTCCGGCCGGGCAGCGGCCCGACCCCGCCGACGACCTCGCGCACCCCGGTGCGGGGCGGGGCGAGCGTCGACCCGCGCCACCCCCGGGTCACCGTGCTGGCCCGGGGCGCCGGCGCCGGGGTGCCGCACGCCCTCGGCTGGGCCCGCCTGTGCCGTCTCGTGAGCGAGGCGCACCTCGTCGGCGAGCGCGGGCAGGCCGACGTCGAGGCGGCGACGATCGCCCGGCACGCCCGCGGGCCCGAGGGGGAGCGCTCACCGCTCGTCGTCCTCCTCGGCCCCGACTCCGACGTCGGGCGGGCCCTGCTCGCCCGACGGCCCGACGAGGCGATGAGCCGGCTGCGCCGCTGGGTCGGGCTGCTCGGCCGCGACGGGGTGGTCGTCGAGGTCGTCGACCACGGCGGACCCGCCGGCACGCCCGCCTCGACCGGCCACGCCGCGCTCCTGCTCGCACTCGCCGACGCCGCCCGGGTGCGGGCCGTGCTCACCGGAGCGGTCCGACACCTCGACCCGGCCGACAGCGTCGTCGCCGACGTGCTCGACGCCACCCGCCGGCTCGTCGTCCTCGACACGCGTCACCTCGACCGGGTGAGCGACGCCGGGCACCTCGCGAGCACCCCGACGATGACACGGGTGGCGCACCGGGCCGCCGCCGCCGGGATCGGCCGGGGAGCGGGTCGCCCCGGCGAGAGCGCCCGGCAGCGCGGCGAGCGGCTCCTCGCCGACACCCTCGCGACCGCGGCCGAGTGCGCCCAGGACCCCCGGCACGACCTCGGCATCGGCCGGGTCCACCTGCCCGAGGCGTCCGTGCTCGGCATCGCGGCCGACGAGGACCCGATGGCGGTGCTCACGCAGCGCTGCCGGGCCGCCGTCGGCCGGCGCTACCCTGGCGCCGACGACGCACTCCTCGCCCGGGTGCACGCCCGGCTCGACGAGGAGCTGCGGGTCATCGACACCCTCGGCTACCCCACGTACTTCCTCACCGTCGCCACCGTCGTCGACCTCATCACCGAGGCGGGGGTACGGGTCGCCGCTCGCGGCTCGGGCGCCGGCAGCCTCGTCAACCACCTCCTCGGCATCAGCGCCATCGACCCGATCCGCTACGGCCTGCTCATGGAGCGCTTCTGCTCGCCGCTGCGCGCCGAGCTGCCCGACATCGACATCGACGTCGAGTCCGCCCGGCGCACCGAGATCTACGAGCTGATCCTCGAACGCTTCGGGCGCGAGCGGGTCACCTGCGTCTCGATGATGGACACCTACAAGGCGCGGCACGCGATCCGCGACGTCGGCGCCGCGCTCGGCATGACCCCCGGCGAGGTCGACGAGATCGCGAAGTCCTTCCCGCACATCCGTGCCCGTGACGTCCGCTCCGCCCTCGAGGAGCTCCCCGAGCTGCGCAGCCGGGGCCTGGGCACCCCCCGCCTGCGGACCCTCTTCGAGCTCGTCGAGCGGCTCGACGGGCTGCCCCGCCACATCGCGCTGCACCCGTGCGGGGTCGTCCTCTCCGACGCCGGGCTGCTCGACCGGACCCCCGTCGAGTCGAGCTGGCTCGGCTTCCCCATGAGCCAGTTCGACAAGGACGACGTCGAGGTGCTCGGCCTGCTCAAGCTCGACGTGCTCGGCATCCGCATGCAGTCGGCGATGGCCTACGCCGTCCGCGAGGTCGAGCGGGTCGACGGGCAGCAGATCGACCTCGACGACCGGGGCGACGTGCCGCTCGACGACGAGGCGACCTTCCGGATGATCCGCACGACGCGCACCCTCGGCTGCTTCCAGATCGAGAGCCCCGGTCAGCGCGAGCTCATCGGCAAGCTCGGCCCGGTCGCCTTCGAGGACCTCGTCGTCGACATCTCCCTCTTCCGCCCCGGCCCGGTGAAGTCCGACATGATCCGACCCTTCCTCGAGGCCCGGCACGGATGGTCGACGCCCGACCTGCTCCACCCCAGCCTCGTCGACGCGCTCGCCGAGACCGAGGGGGTCGTCGTCTTCCACGAGCAGATGCTCCAGATCATCGCCGAGACGACCGGCGTGAGCCTGGCGCAGGCCGACGAGGTGCGGCGGACCATGGGGGGCCGTGACGGGCAGGACCGCATCGAGGCGTGGTGGCGTCCCGCCGCGCTCGCCCGCGGCTACGCCCCCGACGACGTCGACCGGATCTGGTCGGTGCTCGCCGCCTTCGCCTCCTTCGGCTTCTGCAAGGCGCACGCGGCCGCCTTCGCCATGCCGACCTACCAGTCGGCCTGGCTCAAGACCCACCACCCGGCGGCCTTCCTCGCCGGGGTGCTCACCCACGACCCCGGCATGTACCCCAAGCGGCTCATCCTCGACGACGCCCGCTCGCTCGGCATCACCGTGCTGCCCGTCGACGTCAACGCGAGCACGGGGGAGTACCGCGTCGAGCGGGTCGGCGCCGACCTCGCCGGGCACGACCGCGGGCCGGTCGACCCGGCGCTGCCCGACGGCTCCGGCTACGGCATCCGGGTCGCGCTCTCGGACGTGCGCGGCATGAGCGAGGCCGAGGTCGCCCGGGTCGTCGCCGGGGCCCCCTACGAGTCGCTCGCCGACTTCTGGACCCGCGCGCAGGTCAGCCGCCCTGTCGTCGAGAGCCTCGTGCTCGTCGGCGCCTTCGACGCCGTCCACGGCATCGCCGCCACGGGGGCGGCACGCTCGCTCGACGGAGCCGGGGCCGGGTCCTCCGCCGCCGGCCCCGGTCGCCGCGGCCGGCTCACCCGGCGCGACCTCCTCCTCCACGTCGCCGAGCTCGACCGGTGGTCCCGGTCCACCGGCCGCCCCGCGGGCCGACGACGGGGGCGGACCACCCCCTTCGCCACCGGCCGGCGAGGCCAGGCGCCGGTCTGGGCGGAGGACGGGATGCCCGGGGCGCAGCAGGTGCGCACCCCGTCGGTCACCGCCGCGGCCCGGCAGCCGGTCGCCAGCCAGCTCACCCTCGACCTCGGCGACGAGCCCGACCTCGTGCCCGGCGTCGGTCTGCCCGAGATGAGCGCCGCCGAGCAGGTGCGCGCCGAGCTCGACGTCCTCGGGCTCGACGCGAGCCGGCACGTCATGGACCTCTACACGCCGATGCTCGACGCGCTCGGGGTGACCCGCAGCCGCGACGTCCTCTCCGTGCGCAGCCGATCGCAGATCCTCGTCGCCGGGGTCAAGGTCGCCACCCAGACCCCGCCGATCCGCTCCGGCCGCCGGGTCGTCTTCCTCACCGTCGACGACTCGACCGGACCGGTCGACGCGACCTTCTTCGAGGACGTCCAGGGGCCCTACGCCGCGACGATCTTCCACTCCTGGCTCGTCCTCGTCCGGGGCACCGTGCGGCGCACCGGCGAGCGGGGCGTCTCCCTCCTCGCCGACGGGGCGTGGGAGCTCCCCGGCCTGTGGGACGCGTGGTCGACCGGGGGGCTGCCCGCCGTGCACGCGGCACTCGAGGAGGCCGACGCGATGGCCCGCGCCCGGGCCGAGGCGGTCGAGGGAGATGGTGCGCCCGGCCGTCGGGTCCTCGTCCATGCCTCCGGCTTCCGGCAGTCGCCCTACGCCGACGTCCGGCCGGCGGGCGAGGCGGTCACGGCGGTGCCCGGTCGTGGCCGGGGCGGTGCTCCCGGCGGGCTCTCCGGTGCGGCCACCCGCAAGCTGTGGCACGCCTCCCCGGGGAGCTCGGGATGGTGA
- a CDS encoding DUF3040 domain-containing protein: MALSEREQQMLDEMEQALYAEDPRFASSMKGGSVTTEQKRRRIIGGVGAAAGLAIVILGVSTSIWVGVAGFAVIVASLAVALAPARETTSLHVVADDGTLASPKKAERGPRIPGKGTTKGRPRQRAGRSPSSGSFMQRLEERWERRRQQGH; the protein is encoded by the coding sequence GTGGCGCTGTCAGAGCGCGAGCAGCAGATGCTCGACGAGATGGAGCAGGCGCTCTACGCCGAGGACCCGCGTTTCGCGAGCAGCATGAAGGGCGGCTCGGTCACCACGGAGCAGAAGCGGCGCCGGATCATCGGCGGCGTGGGTGCCGCGGCCGGTCTCGCCATCGTCATCCTCGGGGTCTCCACCTCGATCTGGGTCGGCGTCGCCGGATTCGCCGTCATCGTCGCCTCGCTGGCCGTCGCCCTCGCGCCGGCCCGGGAGACCACCTCGCTCCACGTCGTCGCCGACGACGGGACGCTCGCGTCGCCGAAGAAGGCTGAGCGCGGCCCCCGGATCCCCGGAAAGGGCACGACGAAGGGTCGCCCGCGTCAGCGGGCCGGACGCTCGCCCTCCTCGGGAAGCTTCATGCAGCGGCTCGAGGAGCGCTGGGAGCGCCGCCGGCAGCAGGGCCACTGA
- a CDS encoding DUF456 domain-containing protein gives MTGLLGHLPGLTAAVPDATPASLWVLVLIFAVGVLGIVFPVLPGLLICLGTVLVWALDVGGTRAWVTFGLAALIYAVGLVLQLTIPGRKMKAEGVGGWTIVLGLLAAVVGFFVVPIVGAPLFFVLGVFLVEYSRYRERDRAWAATQAAIRGVLRSIGVELAAAMAIATTWTVGILSHSV, from the coding sequence ATGACCGGCCTGCTCGGCCACCTCCCCGGGCTGACCGCTGCGGTGCCGGACGCGACCCCGGCGAGCCTGTGGGTCCTCGTCCTGATCTTCGCTGTGGGCGTCCTGGGGATCGTCTTCCCCGTCCTCCCCGGCCTGCTCATCTGCCTGGGGACCGTGCTCGTCTGGGCGCTCGACGTCGGCGGCACGCGCGCGTGGGTGACCTTCGGGCTCGCCGCGCTGATCTACGCCGTGGGCCTCGTGCTCCAGCTGACCATCCCGGGCCGCAAGATGAAGGCCGAAGGGGTCGGCGGCTGGACGATCGTGCTCGGCCTGCTCGCCGCGGTCGTCGGCTTCTTCGTCGTCCCGATCGTCGGGGCGCCCCTCTTCTTCGTCCTCGGGGTCTTCCTCGTCGAGTACTCCCGCTACCGCGAGCGTGACCGCGCGTGGGCGGCGACCCAGGCCGCGATCCGCGGCGTCCTGCGCAGCATCGGGGTCGAGCTCGCCGCCGCGATGGCGATCGCGACCACCTGGACCGTGGGCATCCTCAGCCACTCGGTCTGA